From the genome of Fusarium fujikuroi IMI 58289 draft genome, chromosome FFUJ_chr06:
ACAGGTTTGCCGAATGGAACTCAATATTCTCGCCAGTTCGGAAACAGAGGCCACTCGTTGACTGCCGTGTTATTGCTTACAAGATTCCTTGAGGCAAAAGTCCAAATTTTTACGTTGAATTCAATCTCCATGCCAAGAATAGTGTTTGTATGTCAGTATCTATGGAGATGAATGCGAcctataaggttaacctttaggctgcaaCCACAGGTAACAAATAAGAACACGGTATGTCAGTATATATTCTGCTTGTTCTAGTATTTAATGGTTGTATTATTattggaaagaagatgatCTAGGCTATTCAAAACTAGAATGTGGTCCTAAGCCTACTTTTCCATAGACGATACAGCCAGATGCCAAGACTTATATAGTTCTGTGAATATGATATTGACGTAGGAATAAACAGTTTTTTCGACTTGCTAAGACACAATCCTGACCAGAATAGCTATATTTCCGCTCAATTGGCAATAAGTTGAACTCGGGCTTCCAACGACCAGTCACAAACAATCCTTTCCTACATTTAAGAAAATTTGTAGACCTCGCAAGGTCCCCACATATTTTTCAGCTATACGTAGTTCCAGCTTTACATGTGTCTAGACCTATGCCTCGGCGCTTATCAGCGTACGCTTACAGGCTGACGATAACCCGCGAGGTCTCAAACCATTACCCGACTGATATGCCTCGGTCTTAACGAACTTCGACCTTAGATGAGCCTCATTGGATTCAGCATCTACAGTATTGTCATGGGAGGCAAAGACATGAGCGTAGCCCAGATAGGACGAGCCACGACGGATGTAACGAAGGGAATTTTCGACATCCTCACTCATTTTCTCCTGAGAACTGAAGTTAATAATGTAAGGGAACTGATGACGCAGTGTTAGCGGATAAATCAGACAAGCGGTAGGAAGCTGCCGACGTATGCCCTTGGAAAGGCCAACGATATAGAGCTTTGAGTCCAACGTTTACGACTCCAACCTCGAGGACCTCGCTAAAGGTGGAAACAAGAACGCATCAAGAGAGACTACTTGGTATGAtaaatgagaagaaggctccCACTCTCATCAAGAGACATACGCTTCCTTAGCGTCGCTATAAGTATTGTTGTTATCGCGTTCATAATTTGGGATTTGTGCAACCAATGGGATAAGCTCTCCGGAGCTGGCAGAGGATTAGCGACTGAATATATTGCTATTCTGGTGGCTGCTGTGATCGTTGGGATTATTGGCTTGTTCTCTACGTGTGCCTTCATCCCCGTCATTGGACAAGTTATTCTGGTGGTTGGTTTGATTATTTCGTTTTTCTCCTTGGTTTATGGCAGACCAGAACCCGAGAAGACCCCTGGTGAGAAGTTTGTTGACAATATGAGGGGATACAATGGCTGGCTCGAGAAGATCGATGATCCTCCTTCGACTGCACTCGAGTGTGCCATTACTCCAACCGAGATACCCAAGGACGCAGGTTTCTCTTTCCAAATCACCGGCAAGAACACCAAGGGTTCGAGTACTCAGTTCATCATTAAACCTAATACTGAGAAACTTTCATCTTACACTAAAGCTCTCTATATCAAGTTTGGTTTCACCACTGGCTACTACACCGTCTGCCTGTTCAGCAACGAGTCTTTCAGTACTGCCCCCGATGCCAAAAATGGAAAATACACCTACAGTGGTCCAGATGATCCTTTCCAGACGATGCTACGAGCCGAATGGCAAAATTGAGGGCGTTATCTCAGCCAAGTACGAGTTGCAACCACTCCCACAGAAGAGGTCGTCGGACAAGGAGTTTACATCGAAACTTGTGGAAGAGCGCCCTGGTCCTGCTTGTGCAATCAAGGTAAAAATATTCTctagaaagaaaaagaaataatgATAAGGTCGGAGATTGCAATAAACATCGGAAGGTGGTCCTCAGTTAACAGGAGTtgctttatatatataatcaAAGTGtatgaagatgttgaagacacGGACAGAAATTGGATCGGCCCTCGTAATAACACAATAATACTTCATTTATATTTGTGAGGCCTGGGTTATTTAATCCTGCCACTGGCATGACTGGTTGATATGGCAAGAGCCAGTGAGAAATAGATTTCCATCATATAACCATTGTCTTATGTGTATAACTGCAATGATCCACCATTTGGCCTCTCTTAATGACATTGGTGTGACAGGCCCTTGAGAGCCAATTGATTCAAGGCAGTAATAGAAGCCAAGAATAAGGATGGGGGTTACTTGAAAGAGAGCAGAGATCCTTGATAAGTTTTGCTCCCATCGAGGCCCAACCATGCCGGCGCAAAGTTTAGAAGCGCTGAAGCAGCATCAAAAGGCTGTCACCGGCATCGCCACCGCATCATGAAATGGCAAGCTCGAGTCACGTAAGCGTACCTTGCTACGGCAGAGCAGAAGTATGTACAGCTATTTGACTCTGGTGGCGTCCATTCCAAGGTCCACGAGATCACGTGGAGAAAAGACAATGCTCTATGCCCTGAAATGATCAcagctgatgagaagagaggtgAGTGTGTGTGGCCTTATCTCTGCCGTTATCTGTTGCTCACAGTCCTAAGCTATGGTCACTCAATACAATGCTTTTGTCATAGCAAGCTCACCAGTCCCCGGTATTGGTGCTTACGACGTGGAAATCACCTCCAATCATAAGTActcttttctcctcctctgccaacCAGATTGGACTTCCATCATTGACCACATCAAGCTCCCCGAAGACCAGCAGTGTACGTGGCCCACGCGCCGACGTTATACTGAGGCCGATATGGAGGCGCTTGTAAGTAAGATATCTGAGCGTCCTGTCACAGATACAGTCGTAGTTGAGGAATTGTAGAAGCGACGTCTGAAAGCACAAATGATATCACTTCAAGGGGGGGTTCAGGAGCATTGGACTCTAAGCTGAATTCCTCTGGCTGGAAACGCTGTTCACAAGGTCCGCGGTCCCATGAACGACACTTCACCGGCGTCTTGACGTGGCTAACTTGACTAGGTCACCCCTAACTCGGCCCTTGGGGGCAACACAGCGATGGAAGATGCCGTCGTAATCGCGAATACGCTGCATACTTTACTGGCGAAGCACCCAAACAAAAAGCCCAGTGACGTAGAGTTACACGATGCCATGCGCCATTAGCACCAAGACACACGAGTAGAGTGTGCTCGGTCGATAGTCAAAGCTGGGGGTGCCTTGACGAGGCAGCAAGCTTACGACGGATGGAAGGCATATGTCCTCCAGCGATGGCTGACGCCGGTCATAGGACTCGATACGCTAGCGCAGAAAATTGCAGGTCTGTGTGTTACAGCAACTAAACTGAACTTTGTCGCGtttgaagagagaagagagatccTAGGTTGGCAAGACAcgattgaggctgagaaggagtaTTAAATGAAAGGCAAggcggcgaagaagaagaagaagaagacaggaATGGATTGGAATAATTGGAATGGTAGATTCGAAGTTGCTTTCCCGCATGTAATTGCGATCTTGGCTGCTATAGGGTCGGCTATATGGCTGTTTCATCTTGGCGCCTCTGGGTATCATATGTTTGGCTTTGGAAGGGACAGGTCAGGTTTTGTTGAACTCAACAACACGAGTTTGAAAGGTTTACTGAGCTCAGAATATTTGTCTCAAATATGAGGCAATAATCGAATTCAAGTTGATGCCGAACCACTCACCACCACTAGCGGGAGTACTAACGACTGATCTGCCATGAACGGGTGTTATCACGAGTTTTCCATGTAGGACGTTGATTGAACGCGCTTGCAGGACCTTGTGACGTTTTCATGTCCGGATTTCACAAGTAGCAACTATTCTAACAAATGGACTCTCTTACTCGGCAGCATATTTAGGGAACAGCCAAATCTAGGCAAGTAATTGGGGTTCATTCAAGATTGTAAATCATCTCTTATTGCAACGGATGTTTGTTCTGCTGTGTGACTGTTGCTAAAAGATCATAGTCAAGCTACATGAAAGATTAAGCATCCACCAAATAATAAAATTCCTAGACACGCAAATGTAATGGATGTTCAAGCAATGTTCTCCATCTATGGCGCTCCAAAAGGTCTCACCACCCTTTAGGCTAACGCAGTTGGTTCtatcttctttccatcaagCTTAGCGTTCTAAGTTTggtaagtattaattaatcgACATATttatgagatgagagacctACAACTAGTGGGCAAGCGCACACGAAACTAAGCGCAGCGGCCGCCATGAAAAAAGCCCATATGGCCTTCATAGCACTTGCGATTTCTGGGATAACCAcggccttttcttcctcagaAAGGGCTTTGAACACGGCGCTGCTGGTGCCCGCAATCAAGTTTCCAATCTCAGTTTGGGAGGCGGTTGGCAGAGCATTGCCCACTTTGTCAACGGCGACGTTGTGGAACAGGCTGCCACTGATAGCTAGAAAGAGTACCATTCCGAGATCCTGGGCTAGAGTCAAAGATCAGCTGGAGACAACGCCGAATGATTTGCCAGGGGATACTTGCAAATTGTCATGGCACCAACTGCATTGGCAATTTCGCTGGTGGGAACCAGTGACTGCATGATGGCGAACCCAGCGACGATATAGCATCCCGCTCCGGCCCCGACAAGCACGTTGTAGCCGTATACCTTGCCGTTAGATGTGGTTTCATCAATGGTATCTGGAGGGCGTTAGAACAGACTACCAGAATAATGAGCAACTTACACATTAGAGCACTACCGATGAGTGCAAAAGCACTACCTCCAATGTACCAAACAGGAATCAGTCCGTATTTTGGCATCAAGAAGCCGTTCAACATTGAGACAGCAACCATAAACATGATCAAAGGAAGTAAACGAACGCCAGCTTCGAGCGCTCCATCGCCCTGAAGATGTCAGTTACGAATACCTCATGACGCAGTCAGAACCCTTACCTTGATGAACTGAAAGTACAACGGGACGAAGTAAGTCATGGCCTGGACATGGTTAGTCAACGTATTCCTCTCAATACTATGCAACTTACTAAGATGATGCCTgaagataaaaagacttggagCTGCATGTTGATAAGAATCCACTTCTTGAAAAAGTGCAGGGGATACAGGCGGTTTTCTTTGGAGACTAGAGGATGTATTTTAAGCAGGACTATGAAAGCCGCCAGAAGAACGCCGGTGACAGTCCAGAGTGCAATGATGGTCCCTGATTTAAGTGAGTAGACGACACCGCCGAAGGTCAGCGCAACGGTCAGGCAAGCAGATCCCGCCAGGAAGATGACTGCGTTGATCCAATCGACGAGGCGGAGCTTTTCAGCGAGAGTTTTGGTAGGGTTGGGATCGGTACAGGGGAATAGAAGGAAGTACGCAGGGGCAAAAACAGCGCCGATGGGGAGATTGATGTAGAATCCCTAGGGTATTGAGTCAGTACGTTTCGAATGAGAGAAAGGAGGAAAATTACATACCCATCTCCAGGTCGCACTACTTGTTGCGAATGCGCCGCCAACCTACCGGGAATGATCAGTCTAGAGTCATTGACGAGACGGGAGAGGGGACTTACTACAGGGCCAAGAACACTACCAATGCCCCACACAACAGTGCTTCCAGCAAGGTATGCTGGCTTCTCTTGCTCGTTGGTAAGAACCGATACATATGTCAAGGTGCCAGAATACATTCCAGAACCACCGACACCAGCGATGACACGGCCTATTACGAGTGCTTGGATGTTAGGTGCAGCACCGCATACAGCACTCCCGGCCTCGAAaaggaagatgttgaagatgtagacccatttgatgttgaagacgcCGTATACTTTGCCCCAGAGTAGAATAAACATGGTGCCGAGAGCGAAACCCGTACCGATCCATGACATAAGCTCGAGATGGCCAAAGTCGTTGATGATACTAGGCTGGATGTTTGCAACGATGGTATTGTCGATAGCAAAGAGGAGCGTTGTAGACAGCATTGCTGAATAGGAAACAGCCCACTAAACCAAGCAACCAATGTTAGCGACAAAGCGTGGAAGGCCAAGGTTTTTGGAATAACTCACTCTCCAACCCTGAATACGACGCTTTTCGGTCTCACTGAGATATGTGTCGCCATTATCAGCGAGGTCGCCGGGAGTATGCGGGCTTCCGGGTGCTGCATCCGCAGGTTTCTCGGAAATTTGATCACTCATTATCGTGTGAATTCAGAGAGGATCTTGGTACGATTTGAATTAAGAATGGTAATGCGATTTCATCATCTGATACGAAAGGGGAAGACTTTTGTCACGTTGAAGGCTTGCAGTGAGATATACAAGATCAGGGACGGACATGGGGCGGACACGGACACGGTGGGGCCGTCCTGCCAAGCAGTATAAGACCTGCAATTGGCCAGAAGATAACTCCACTCTCTACGCTAGTCCGTTCAGCACCGAGGGCGGCTACTGATTGGTTTGACTCGGCTGTTGCATTCAAAGGGCTTAAGGAGTGAAATAAGGGGATGGCAGTGTATTACAACTTGCGAAACAGGTGAACATTCCAATGGAAAATGCGAATAGGTTCCAGGCTTAGTCCTGGGAGATTATGGAGCATCACCCACCACGTTTCTCGCTCAATGATGTCctagggtaggtaggtatcaagacccttgagaAAGCCGAAGGAAAGGAGTGTCTTGTGTCTCAGGGGTCTGCCCTAGCTTATTGGCGATTCTCTGTGAGGAAAACGAGTCTCCTCGGCAGACAGTCGGCTCTCCATGGTTAGAGAAGCTATGGCTCGGCTTCATTAAAAGTCAGAACATATTCAAGATATTATTGCTTTTATTTTCAGAGATGTTCATGTCAGGCTGCATCAGTTTCCCCAGATGACCATTACAGCATCGAGACTAAGTAAGTCGCATCATGCAAATACTAGCAGCCATGTAAGACATCCGAGACTAGGCTCAGATAATTGCTTACAGTGCTGTAGCTCAAGACCTAAGGTGTTCTTGAGAATGGAAATCCGTGGCCAGGACGTTCAACAGACGCAATCAGTTGTTAGCAGGCGACATACCAGTCCTGTTGGAGATCAAGCATATACGTTGCAATGCTTCCGAAGCTGCCGTACTATAGAGCCTGGAGGATATTACTTGCAAATAGCTTCATAGTCAAATCGTCAAAAAGCCAGAACCTCCACTTCTTCAAGGTGCGCAGTCCCCTGTGTAGCCTTGCTAAAATTATTAGACTGAGCGAGTTCGAGAAATATGCTTCGGAGATGGTGACCAACAATTCTTTAGCTCTCATGGTAAAAGCTCCTCAGGTTCGAGTAAAAATTGCCACAGATGCTTCTTGTTGTACCTTAAGATGGCTGCTGAGTTGGCAGCTTCAAAAGAGTATCTATGGAAAGCGTTGACAGCTAATTTGAAGGAAAAGTCACATGGGAAGCTCATGCGCTCATTACGGACAGTCTATGTGTATATCTTAAATACATGACGACGGCGCACGGAATGCGAAGTACCACCAAAAAGCTTAAATCACAGGATGGTCTTCATTTCCGGCGACAAAAGGGTCATGGAAATAAATAGAGCACTAACTAAATGCTCCGTAAGCCACTATGAATTCCCAGTCCCTGGACTCGGAAGGCCTGGGTCAATCACAGCACTGTGGCTTGCGCCAGTTCAATAGAGGAGCTTGGCATCCACAAGCGGCACACTTTGC
Proteins encoded in this window:
- a CDS encoding probable DHA14-like major facilitator; ABC transporter gives rise to the protein MSDQISEKPADAAPGSPHTPGDLADNGDTYLSETEKRRIQGWRWAVSYSAMLSTTLLFAIDNTIVANIQPSIINDFGHLELMSWIGTGFALGTMFILLWGKVYGVFNIKWVYIFNIFLFEAGSAVCGAAPNIQALVIGRVIAGVGGSGMYSGTLTYVSVLTNEQEKPAYLAGSTVVWGIGSVLGPVVGGAFATSSATWRWGFYINLPIGAVFAPAYFLLFPCTDPNPTKTLAEKLRLVDWINAVIFLAGSACLTVALTFGGVVYSLKSGTIIALWTVTGVLLAAFIVLLKIHPLVSKENRLYPLHFFKKWILINMQLQVFLSSGIILAMTYFVPLYFQFIKGDGALEAGVRLLPLIMFMVAVSMLNGFLMPKYGLIPVWYIGGSAFALIGSALMYTIDETTSNGKVYGYNVLVGAGAGCYIVAGFAIMQSLVPTSEIANAVAQDLGMVLFLAISGSLFHNVAVDKVGNALPTASQTEIGNLIAGTSSAVFKALSEEEKAVVIPEIASAMKAIWAFFMAAAALSFVCACPLVNAKLDGKKIEPTALA